The Schistocerca americana isolate TAMUIC-IGC-003095 unplaced genomic scaffold, iqSchAmer2.1 HiC_scaffold_1259, whole genome shotgun sequence genome includes the window acggcacaccaagcgaggacggcacaccaagcgaggacggcacaccttgcgaggacggcacaccttgcgaggacggcacaccaagcgaggacggcacaccaagcgaggacggcacaccaagcgaggacggcacaccaagcgaggacggcacaccaagcgaggacggcacaccttgcgcggacggcacaccttgcgcggacggcacaccttgcgcggacggcacaccttgcgcggacggcacaccttgcgcggacggcacaccttgcgcggacggcacaccttgcgcggacggcacagcttgcgaggacggcacaccttgcgaggacggcacaccttgcgaggacggcacaccttgcgaggacggcacaccttgcgaggacggcacaccttgcgaggacggcacaccttgcgaggacggcacaccaagcgaggacggcacaccaagcgaggacggcacaccattcgaggacggcactccattcgaggacggcacaccattcgaggacgacacaccattcgaggacggcacaccattcgaggacggcacaccattcgaggacggcacaccattcgaggatgGCACATCATTCGAAGATGGCACACCATGTGAGGATGGCACACCATGCAGGGACAGCACACCTCACAAGCACTGCACACTTAGTGAAGACTGCacacctgtgaagttaggatgcctTGTGAAGACAGCTCGCCCTGCAAAGACACCTTCAGAACACAAGACACCAATAAAATTGCACACCTACTGAGTACATCAAGTGTTAAGAAGATGGCAGATATGCAGGGGACAGCTCACTTTAGGCAGTCCCGCACACCTTAAAGGGAGAGCACATGTTGGAATGAGAGGACATTTTATAAGGGAGGCTTACCCCATGAGGAGAGAATGCCTTGTAATGTTAGTACACTGTGTGGGGATAGGacaatatatgaagatggcatatttttgtgaaaaattatgtGTTCCAATGACTGCATGCCTTCTGATTGCTGCACTCATTATGAGGTTAGCACATGTTGGCAGTACAGCTCACCATGTGGGGGGCAGAATAATTTTCATGGACAGCACAACCAGTGAGGACAGCTCACCTTGCACAGATGCACACCCCTTGCAAGGACAAAACAGCCCGCAAGGAAAGGACATCTTTCGAGGACAACACACCTTGTGCAGCAGCATACTTTTTGAGGACGGCGTATCTTATGAGAACAGCAAATATTTTCAGGACCGTTAAAGAAGCGAGGACAGAACACCATATTAAGGTACAACATGTTGGGAGGAAAAACACATTTTCTGATAAGTGCATATTGTGCCATGCCATTCCTGCTCACCTTATGATGAGTGCAAAATCTGTGAGGACAGTACAGCTTACATTGACGGCACAGATATTGACACCGGCAATCCTCACAATGACAGAACATGTAGTTAGTGTATCTGACCTTGTGAACACAGCAATACTTTTTGATGACAGCACAGCACACATTGCAAGGACAGCACACCTTGTGTGGGAAGCACACCTTGCGGGGACAGCACAATTTGTGGGGACAGCgcaatttgcgaggacagcacaacttgtgaggacagcacaagttgacagtgctgcacaagttgcgagtacagcacaacttgtgaggacagcacaagttgacagtactgcacaagttgcgagtacagcacaacttgcgaggacagcacagcttgaaaggacagcacagcttgagaggacagcacagcttgcgaggacagcacaggttgcaaggacagcacagcttgcgaggacaacaaacTTTTTGATTAACCTAGTGGATGCCATTACTCTAGTACGTTCAGtaactgtttcatttgcagcaaCCTAATGTATATAGTAACACTTGCATGTACAGATACACTAAAAATGAATAGGAAGAACTTCACATTCAGCGGTTTTACCTGATAGAACATGAATAGTGTGTGCTGCAACTCTTGCATGCACAGTATCTCTAATGTACAGAGTAAGTGTTGGGTAAGCAGTCACTTCTCCATGCAAGGTAACTCTTGCAAGTTGAGTAACAGATGCTTTTGCAATCCTCACAATGACAGAACACGTAGTTAGTGTATGTGACCTTGTGAACACAGCATACTTTGAGGACAGCACAGCACACATTGcaaggacagcacaccttgcgagggaaGCACACCTTGTGGGGACAGTAAAAGTTGCGAGAacaacacagcttgcgaggacagcacagcttgcgaggacagcacagcttgcgaggacagcacagcttgcgaggacagctcaacttgagaggacagcacaacttgagaggacagcacagcttgcgaggacagcacagcttgcgaggacagctcaacttgagaggatagctcaacttgagtggatagcttaacttgagaggatagctcaacttgagaggatagctcaacttgagaggatagctcaacttgagaggatagctcaacttgataggatagctcaacttgagaggatagctcaacttgagaggacagcacaacttgagaggacagctcaacttgagagggcagctcaacttgagatggcagctcaacttgagagggcagctcaacttgagagggcagctcaacttcagtgtacagcccaacttgagaggaaatctcaacctgagaggacacctcaacctgagaggacagctcaacttgagaggacagtccatctgtataggacagctcaactgtagaggacagctcaacttgagaggacagctcaacttgagaggacagcacaacttgcgaaggcagcacaacttgcgaggacagcaaagcttgcgaggacagcaaagcttgtgaggacagcaaagcttgtgaggacagcaaagcttgtgaggacagcacagcttgcgaggacagcacagcttgtgaggacagcacagcttgcgaggacagcacagttagcgaggacagcacagcttgcgaggacagcacagcttgcgaggacagcacagcttgcggagacagcacagcttgagaggacagcacagcttgcgaggtcagcacaccttgcgagggcagcacaccttgcgaggacagcatagcttgcgaggacagcacagcttgcgaggagagcacagcttgtgagaacagctcagcttgcgaggtcagcacagcttgcgaggacagcacagcttgtgaggacagcacagcttgcgagggcggcacagcttgcgaggacggcacagcttacaaagacggcacagcatgcgaggacagcacagcttgcgaggacag containing:
- the LOC124563974 gene encoding cuticle collagen 10-like, producing MTCRQYTLCDNSLNEIIPDCEEVNLRKRHVATACKDGTPREDGTPSEDGTPSEDGTPSEDGTPSEDGTPSEDGTPSEDGTPSEDGTPSEDGTPCEDGTPCEDGTPSEDGTPSEDGTPSEDGTPSEDGTPSEDGTPCADGTPCADGTPCADGTPCADGTPCADGTPCADGTPCADGTACEDGTPCEDGTPCEDGTPCEDGTPCEDGTPCEDGTPCEDGTPSEDGTPSEDGTPFEDGTPFEDGTPFEDDTPFEDGTPFEDGTPFEDGTPFEDGTSFEDGTPCEDGTPCRDSTPHKHCTLSEDCTPVKLGCLVKTARPAKTPSEHKTPIKLHTY